From the Asterias amurensis chromosome 1, ASM3211899v1 genome, the window tgaaagaaaaacacacttggaTTTCGCGACATCTAAATCTTATTCTAaactctcaaaatcaaattcgtggaaaattacttttcgaaaaccatgttacttcagaggaagccgtttctcacagtattttatactatcaacagctccattagcaacatgctaataattaatttgagtaattaacaatagtgtccactgcctttaaccgcaTTGGCATGCCAGACCAAGCTTAGACATGTAAATGTGTTAGTGAATTTTGACACATTTGTCAGAGTTTCTGTTTTATTTCTATTGGACCATTAAGCATCATTGAATTTTCTGGTTATGCCCCCATTTCCAATTCTCCTCATGACTGctctttgttgttgttattttgatttTCTGTTGGAATGGAAAAAAATgtcttttaattaaaatttaaataacGAAATATTTCATGCTGCTGTTAGAActttaaacagctacttgagagaagaaattattaaagggaattttatttcaaagtgtTCATGtgttaaacaattaaaataattaacagaattaaattgtaattttattttttaaagaaaaagcaAGGCCCAAACATCAAGATTTTGGAACACAAGCTAAACTTCTGCTGTTGACGGCATGCGTCATGACAATACTTTGATGTCATCTGTGGGAGGTTGCTTTGtcatacctccacgctgcaacaaagcgtaTATTTAGAACTGACCTCCCACAAATGATGTTAACATTGGTGATGAAAAAAATTTGCTTTCTGCAAATATTTCTGAAAAGCAGCAGAGAACTACAATCTGTTAATTCTCATGTGAACTCATTCTCCtcattgattgaaaacatttgaaatgattttcagCAAAGGTCACTTGTTGCCGATTTGTCCAAGCTGGTCTTTTTAAGAAACGGTACTCATGTGATGAAAAGACTTAATCTCACTTCACCTTTGAGACTCTCTGAACACTTTAAGGAAATACAATTAGACGTTCAGAGCACAATCAAATAAAATAGATACAAAATTGAAGATGTAAATTTAAGATTACTTAATGGAAACAAAAAGAAGGTAAAAGTTATAAAAGGGGAGGTACAACATTGATCACCACTTCATTCAACCATATTGATAATATTTCTAAATAAAGAACCTTATCTGGGGTGAGAGTTGTAACATGAATACAAAGGAATTTGAATCATCAACACCAAAGTTGTgactttccttaaaaaaaaactagcaaAGGAACATTActgtgattttaaatttctttaTGAAGTAGTAACTTAAAGACTTCTTAGGTCTTCTTTTCCAGAGAGAAGCTGCAAAAACATGATCTGCTTCACATTGGATGAACACATCTTGTTATAATAGACATCACTGTCTCCTCCGCAGAACCCGCTACTGTATATAATCCTAAATAAAAACTCTCGGTAGATTCTGGTGCAGTTATATTTTCCAGGTGATCAGAAGAGATGTCCTTTGCAATTGCCAGTAAAGGTTTCATGGTGCTGTTCTTTCCCCAGTGGGTAAAACACAACTCCCATAGGTAAGCTGCTGCTTAATTAAACAGCAAACAGTCTCAGTATAAATTTCACAATGTCCTTTTCACTTGGAGACCATGAGTCTCATGAGTTTGCTGTTGAGTTTTTCTATTCTCTTGACATCCTGTGCATGTTCTGTTCTGTACTGGAGGCACTGTAGAAGAGAAAAAGTGGTATTCAAAGAATAAGaagtttgtttaaagccattggacactttcggtaaacagtattgtccaaaggcccacacttcgtgtatcacaacttacatataaaataacaaacctgtgaaaatttaggctcaatcggtcatcggtgtcgggagaaaataacagaaaaactaaccttgtttctgcacgtttcgccatgtcttgacatgtgtttactataaatccgtaattctcgatgtcgagaattcataattgttttaatgttttctcaaaaagtaaagcatttcatagaataatacttcaagagaagtcttttactctttttaccattaccttctgtaaaccctgtaagttatttgtaaatctgtgaacttttatttttttctgttccgaaagtgtataatggctttaataaacaAGGTTATAATAgtaagtaataataacaacatttataaagcgcctttccCAAGCGATTTACAGCACTGAGAATgaccaagaaaaaaacaacaacaatgggaaAGGAATCAGGAAAAAACAAAGTAGAAAACCACTGCTAGGCCCAGCCAGCAGCAATCAGGTAGtagtagagagagagagagagagagtccaGCTAAAGCTGGGATTTCTTTAACTTGTAAGTGCAGACCAATCCGGACAAATATTACAGATTAAAAAACGATGTTTTTTAGCAAACCTTTAAACTTGGCCATGGAGCTAGAATTTTTTATTGAAAGGGAGTATGAAATTCCAAATCCTAAGACCTGCAATCGTTAATGCTCCTTCTCCGGATTTTGTGATGACTTGGGGAATATAAACATAAAGGTTACCTTACGTAACTTGCCCTTCGTAACCCTGGTTTCTAATTAGTTGAGAAATGTACATATGGGAACAATATCGGATAATGAATTCAACAAGAGGTAGAAACTTTTTGTAACCCTCCTATTGGTCCTACCTTAGTCTGAGCAGACCTAGGTTGCCTCTCTCCTGACAATTTTGTGTGGACATGTATCCAATGAGTGTTTCCTTGCCATAAGGGcagcaaatattttgttaaagagGTTGTAACTTTATaacttggggttgaacaaagacaaattttctaGAGCGGGATTTTAACCAGCAACCTCTAGAAAtgtgctggcactctaccaactgagctgaaTAGGCTTATGTTGGTGTTcatcctattttgtcaatatcttatTGTACGACTATGTTGTCTGACACGTCATGTTGTGGCCAAGTATTCAAGCGtattggactcaagctctggtgtttctgatcactgGAGTGTAGTTTTGAGCCAGAGTCTTGaaaacttgtgtccttaattTTGGAAGTCAATGTCCCCAAGTGTTTTGCAAtgtagtgcacattttaggcaaaGTTGCCGTCATACACATGTATACAACAATTAGTTGTCTGTACAAATTGATGCCACAACATGGCCAAACTGTAAGAGCATTTAAGTGCGACATTGGTGCAAGGGGTTTTGTATCTacttttgtttgcattgttgAATCTTTTTTTTGTTAGCTGCATTGAGGAATCTTTGATTCAtaatgcgccttataaatgctgtttataattattattattattattattattattatcactattattatcattattaaggGGTCTTTCACAGTTGTTACTGCTGCTCAATTGTGAACTACACATATTGTAGCCAATGTGATCTACCATGTTGATCACATTGGCTACAATAGGAGTAGTTCACATGTAAGCTTTGTTCTCAAAGTGTGACAAAATCACCAGCCTCAATCTTACCACTATGTCATCTGTGACTTTTATTGCCAATTTGCCATCACAATGTCTGTACCTCATCACGATCCTGGCCTAAAATTAAGAGGAAAGGACAAGAAATTATGTGTTAGAAATAATCCACAAAATGATATCGCTGATGAAACATGTTTTGCTCTTTCCTTCTGTACATTTAATGCTGATTTAAGTGGAGGAAATACCTTTGgtaatactaaaaaaaattaactaccCCAAAATTTACTTGGTACGAATCACAGCAGCTTGAAAGCAAGCATcggaaacatttctcagactgTGCATTTCAATTACGGATTACTCTTACCGCATGGACATAACGGCTCCAGATTCTCAGCATTATCTCAAAATCCTTTTGAATTGAAACTTTTACAGTTTGGTTTTATTGAATCTACAactgtatactttgcctttaagttGGTCTATCCGGCAAGTTCAGTGTactgttgaaaagcatccctaggACATAACTAGAAACTAGCAAAACTCTCTGGGGGGCTTATAAAAGGAGTCAAACATTTTACACCTCGGTAACGctataccttttcaaaatggtcATTGATAGATCAACATTTTCCGGTCTTTAAGTTCACTGAATACctttggttgttgtcaaagaccagtcgtctcacttggtgtatccaaacatgcacaaaataataaatctgtgaaaattttgacacaattggtcatcgaagttgcaagaaggaaaaaacacctttgctgcacaaatttgtgcctTTTCAGAAGCTTCAAATCttaagtcttttaacatttaaCTTTAAACTATAATCAGCTCTctattgctggttaccaagtacaGTTTAATGCcaacaatagtgtacagtgcctttaaccggCAAAAACATCAGTTTTCTTTGTATTACACACCAAAAAACACACTGTGCGGAGTTCAGACAACTTTTCCGACAAACAACTTGTAAGTTCGGCCAACTCGACAAATGAGACAACTTGATGGTCACACGAACACGAATACAACGACCATCCGACAACTTGTCTTGGCCATCTGTCGAGCTGTCTGATGTGTGAACAGACAGTTCGTTGAGATGGCCGAACCGCTGAATTGTCTCTGTACCTCCATGGTACTACTGCATTCAGAATGCTTGTGAGGACTTTTTATTAGCCGAGTCGTTATAAAACTCAATTCTCTACTCAATACTCAATACAATAGTTGTTTTGctgtcaaaataaaacaaagaggTGACAATACAAACACTtactttgtactttttattaatttctgtatttaatttggggtaaaaaaacttccgtttacttttttataatttagtatacaataatttttttacttactaaagacactggataactttccgtatggcgccaccactttttcactcatttttacaaaaagggacatatcaatcaggtaaattagatactatattattttatttcgaatgaaaaagtggtggcgccatacggaaacttttccaagacACTTTACACTACAGCAGGTAAAACTTTTTCAGCATTTTGAAAGTGATATATATGACTCTTCCACATAaattaaatgtttatttatgtttttaattttaacttGTTGTCGGCAGTTGTCGGCTTTTTTAGTGAGACCCATTCGATTCTGACCACAAACCACAAAGTTAAAAACcataaaattgacaaaatttgaTTACGAACAAATGACAAACCTTCGACGGATCGGTAAGATACAACTTTTCTGCAGCTTTTGCAAATTCTTCCCATGAATTTATGTAAGTCATTGTGACTATGGATCAATAAGTGAGGTGTGCAACTGCTTGAAACTAGGATAGCACTTAAAAATAAAGAGTTTCTAGCGAAGAAAGAGCAGACAAATACCGGAACATAACAGCTGCCACGGGTTGTTCGTCGAAAGTGCTTTTTACAAATTAGTCGGGAGTTTTGATAGTTACAAACCATCAATACATACTTACGTCTGGGtaccatttttaattttgtggctgcgagagggcgctattttcacAGCGTCAGCGTGTGAAGGTGGGACAGTTCACTTTGATTTGAAACAAACgcaaagcacacaaataatatttatgCTAATTTAAATACTCTTGTAAATTTTGTATGATTAATATATAATTCTGACCGATTTGAAATTGTTCAATATGTTATTGAATATTGCTTAGTTGGGTTATCTTATGTATTAAAAAGCATTAAATTGTCATCGACACGAAATTAATAGCGAAACCCCCCTGGAAGAAATAGCATCGTCCACACAAAATGGCGATTTGTGGTGATGGGCGTCCGGCTTGTTGAGAAACTGCTCACGTCAAGACTGTTGAAggtttaaatttattttcacCTTTTAATATTTACACTCTCATTCAAATCGAAATTGGTCTGTTCCTAACTTGGAATCAAATGCATGCAGTTTATTGGATCAGTTTGACTTTAATTTAAcagacatttatttttgtcttcCGATTTGCCATTCTTGTGGTGTGTGACCGTGAACTGCGTGCATGCAGCCAACCGCAAGCCAGCCGTGTTTTGTGTGTTGTGTTCCCCCGTCGGACTACCGCTAGTGTGTGTGGAGACGTCTGTGTGGATCGGATTGGGTGGTGTACATTTTGAATTTGCGGTCACGGCTACCGGCCtaacaaaatacaataaactGTGCTGGCACAGGCCTAATCTTTGTTGATTTGTCTGTCTTCACAAGAACAAAAGAAAACCCCAAAATGAGGTAAGATTTTAGAAAAGTAAacaatcaaaaataaattattgttgtttacttttgtacatgtaatgATGTATGTTTTAATGCATACAttgtaatttgttgttttattttattgttgaaatgaatgtattgttattaataatacCTAAGATGTTAAAATT encodes:
- the LOC139934240 gene encoding signal recognition particle 9 kDa protein-like, encoding MTYINSWEEFAKAAEKLYLTDPSKARIVMRYRHCDGKLAIKVTDDIVCLQYRTEHAQDVKRIEKLNSKLMRLMVSK